One Yimella lutea DNA window includes the following coding sequences:
- a CDS encoding cytochrome c biogenesis CcdA family protein, with the protein MLADVGSTVVSGSLPAAIALALLAGVVSFASPCVLPLVPGFLAYVTGLTDEQRRTRLVTGALLFVLGFGAVLVSVAVALGFALEATQLHRAAITRVAGVVVILLALVYLGFIGQRGLPVHWRPTAGLAGAPLLGVAFGLGMTPCIGPVYGAILTVNAPLAGDGGIVGRGVVLAICYAIGLGIPFVLIAAGWARAERASRWLRDHHRPIQWVGGGLMLLVGVLMVLGVWEQFIVWMQTNLVGVDGFRTVI; encoded by the coding sequence GTGCTCGCTGACGTCGGCTCGACGGTCGTCTCCGGCAGTCTGCCGGCGGCGATCGCGTTGGCCCTGCTCGCGGGCGTCGTCTCATTCGCCTCGCCGTGCGTGTTACCGCTCGTGCCTGGCTTCCTCGCCTACGTCACCGGCCTCACCGACGAACAACGAAGGACCCGCCTGGTCACCGGCGCGTTGTTGTTCGTGCTCGGTTTCGGCGCCGTACTCGTGTCGGTTGCGGTGGCGCTCGGATTCGCCCTGGAGGCAACGCAATTGCACCGTGCCGCGATCACCCGGGTCGCCGGCGTCGTGGTCATCCTGCTGGCGCTCGTCTACCTCGGTTTCATCGGGCAACGCGGCTTGCCGGTGCACTGGCGGCCGACCGCGGGGCTGGCCGGAGCACCCCTGCTCGGCGTCGCGTTCGGGCTAGGGATGACCCCGTGCATCGGCCCGGTCTACGGGGCGATCCTGACCGTCAACGCGCCGCTGGCAGGCGACGGCGGCATCGTCGGACGCGGCGTCGTGCTCGCGATCTGTTACGCGATCGGGCTCGGGATCCCGTTCGTACTCATCGCCGCCGGGTGGGCGCGGGCCGAGCGTGCCTCGCGCTGGTTGCGTGATCACCACCGTCCGATCCAGTGGGTCGGTGGCGGGCTGATGCTGTTGGTCGGAGTCCTGATGGTCCTCGGAGTTTGGGAGCAGTTCATTGTCTGGATGCAGACGAACCTTGTCGGCGTCGACGGATTCCGGACGGTGATCTGA
- a CDS encoding M15 family metallopeptidase has translation MRLLSIAAGATAAASMLTVAGSAVAAPEAAPKLTRVVPVPVTADRVALGVEVKHAADDTAVKAYDRGRLVGTGEVAKGKAVVPIQHTLRAESAPRSIAVVVGDHRRTVTIALDTDDLKRSPWFVVNKRHGAARYVPKKLKEFEGGRLEVRALDAYRPMAKAADKDGSGFWVASSYRSAERQKQLYEGYVRRDGAEKADTYSARPGHSEHQTGLVIDIANGVCNLERCFAETAAGRWASKYAAEHGFVVRYTRGSDEVTGYRYEPWHLRYVGRWLATYLQDSDTDTLEEAFDLDDAADYPRPVA, from the coding sequence ATGAGACTGCTCTCCATCGCCGCCGGTGCCACCGCGGCAGCAAGCATGCTCACAGTTGCCGGCTCCGCCGTGGCTGCTCCTGAGGCGGCGCCGAAGCTGACCCGCGTCGTCCCTGTGCCCGTCACCGCTGATCGCGTCGCGCTCGGTGTGGAGGTGAAGCACGCCGCCGATGACACGGCGGTGAAGGCGTACGACCGCGGACGGTTGGTCGGCACCGGCGAAGTCGCGAAGGGGAAGGCCGTTGTGCCGATCCAGCACACGCTTCGAGCAGAATCCGCGCCCCGCTCGATCGCCGTCGTGGTCGGCGACCACCGCAGGACCGTCACGATCGCCCTCGACACCGACGACCTGAAGCGCAGCCCGTGGTTCGTGGTCAACAAGCGACACGGCGCCGCCAGGTACGTGCCCAAGAAGCTGAAGGAGTTCGAGGGTGGGCGTCTCGAGGTTCGTGCTCTCGATGCCTATCGGCCGATGGCGAAGGCCGCCGACAAGGACGGATCCGGTTTCTGGGTGGCGAGCAGCTACCGCTCCGCGGAGCGACAGAAGCAGCTGTACGAGGGTTACGTCCGGCGCGACGGCGCCGAGAAGGCGGATACCTACTCGGCCCGTCCTGGCCACAGCGAGCACCAGACCGGCCTGGTGATCGATATCGCGAACGGCGTCTGCAATCTCGAACGCTGTTTCGCCGAGACCGCGGCCGGACGCTGGGCCTCCAAGTACGCGGCCGAGCACGGTTTCGTCGTCCGGTACACCCGTGGCAGCGACGAGGTCACCGGCTACCGGTACGAACCGTGGCACCTGCGCTACGTCGGACGTTGGTTGGCGACCTACCTGCAGGACTCCGACACCGACACCCTCGAGGAAGCGTTCGACCTCGACGATGCAGCCGACTACCCCCGACCCGTGGCCTGA
- the resB gene encoding cytochrome c biogenesis protein ResB — protein sequence MGTSTRTAQPKLGLVGTLRWLWRQLTSMRTALFLLLMLSVAAVPGSIFPQRSINAQRVTEYLDQHKTTGPWLDRFGFFDVFSSPWFAAIYILLVISLLGCVIPRMRIHYNSLRSPIPQVPARLGRLQASADERVAGDPAKIIATAREVLGRKHYRLREDSGDDARTQDTHELAAEGGRMRETGNLLFHLSLVIVIVAVAMGSLLGWRGDVIVPEKSEFSSTMTRYDTIDPGPWVDLEKLTPWSLTMDKLDVAFEENVPQDSPQFGQPRSFIASVTTQDGEGGSPQKSQISVNHPLSIGGSDVFLLGNGYAPKVVVRDARGNVLYEDATPFLPQDNNYRSVGAIKVTGSAPKQLGFFGLFLPSVDFDDKQGPYSTFPDLRKPALVLGLYEGNLFPGGRPQSVFSLDTREMTQVKAQNGEPLRMMIRPGETIQLPGGRGSITLESVPRWAGLSVRSDPGKLPALIGATLGLIGLVMSMVLRRRRIFVRVTPDGEGTNRVQVGALAKGDDPRLQLAVDELMQTLRSGSTDATYPEQVKKAGAR from the coding sequence ATGGGTACGAGCACGCGGACCGCACAACCCAAACTCGGTCTCGTCGGCACCCTGCGCTGGTTATGGCGCCAGCTGACCTCGATGCGCACGGCGCTGTTCCTGCTGTTGATGCTGTCGGTGGCGGCGGTGCCGGGCTCGATCTTCCCGCAGCGCTCGATCAACGCCCAGCGGGTGACCGAGTACCTCGACCAGCACAAGACCACCGGGCCCTGGCTCGACCGGTTCGGCTTCTTCGACGTCTTCTCCAGCCCCTGGTTCGCGGCCATCTACATCCTGCTGGTGATCTCGCTGCTCGGCTGTGTCATCCCGCGGATGCGCATCCACTACAACTCGCTGCGCTCACCCATTCCGCAGGTGCCCGCGCGTCTGGGACGCCTGCAGGCGAGCGCCGACGAAAGGGTTGCGGGTGACCCTGCGAAGATCATCGCCACCGCGCGAGAAGTGTTGGGGCGCAAGCACTATCGCCTGAGGGAAGACTCCGGCGACGACGCCCGCACCCAGGACACCCACGAACTCGCGGCAGAGGGCGGCCGGATGCGCGAGACCGGCAACCTGCTGTTCCACCTGTCGCTGGTGATCGTCATCGTGGCGGTCGCGATGGGTTCGCTGCTCGGTTGGCGCGGCGATGTCATCGTGCCGGAGAAGAGCGAGTTCTCCTCGACCATGACCCGTTACGACACGATCGACCCGGGCCCGTGGGTCGACCTGGAGAAGCTGACCCCGTGGTCGCTGACTATGGACAAACTCGATGTCGCGTTCGAGGAGAACGTGCCGCAGGACTCCCCGCAGTTCGGGCAGCCGCGCAGCTTCATCGCGTCCGTCACCACCCAGGACGGCGAAGGCGGGTCGCCGCAGAAGTCGCAGATCTCGGTCAACCATCCGCTCAGCATCGGCGGTTCGGACGTCTTCCTGCTCGGCAACGGGTACGCACCGAAGGTCGTCGTGCGAGACGCCCGAGGCAACGTCCTGTACGAGGACGCCACGCCGTTCCTGCCGCAGGACAACAACTACCGCTCGGTGGGCGCCATCAAGGTGACCGGTTCCGCGCCCAAGCAGCTGGGTTTCTTCGGGCTCTTCCTCCCGTCGGTCGACTTCGACGACAAGCAGGGCCCGTACTCCACCTTCCCCGACCTGCGAAAGCCCGCGCTCGTCCTTGGTCTCTACGAGGGCAATCTCTTCCCGGGCGGACGCCCGCAGTCGGTCTTCTCGCTCGACACCCGCGAGATGACCCAGGTGAAGGCGCAGAACGGTGAGCCGCTGCGGATGATGATCCGCCCCGGTGAGACCATCCAGCTGCCCGGCGGCCGCGGTTCGATCACCCTGGAATCGGTGCCGCGCTGGGCCGGACTGTCGGTGCGCTCCGATCCCGGCAAGCTGCCGGCGCTGATCGGCGCCACCTTGGGCCTCATCGGCCTGGTCATGTCGATGGTGCTTCGCCGTCGCCGCATCTTCGTGCGGGTCACCCCGGACGGCGAGGGCACCAACCGCGTCCAGGTCGGTGCCCTGGCCAAGGGTGACGACCCACGCCTGCAGCTCGCGGTCGACGAGCTGATGCAGACGCTTCGAAGTGGCTCCACGGACGCCACGTACCCTGAACAGGTGAAGAAAGCAGGTGCACGATGA
- a CDS encoding DUF4229 domain-containing protein, which translates to MARYTVLRLLIFFGVLCALWLAQLRGWPLLLLSAVVSAIISVFVLAGPREQVAQKLEEKVTERRERTDDHRTAEDEEDEESQEYTDR; encoded by the coding sequence ATGGCGCGCTACACCGTCCTGCGCCTGCTGATCTTCTTCGGCGTCCTCTGCGCGCTCTGGCTCGCCCAGTTGCGCGGCTGGCCGCTGCTTCTGCTGTCGGCGGTGGTCTCCGCGATCATCTCGGTGTTCGTGTTGGCCGGCCCGCGCGAGCAGGTCGCCCAGAAACTCGAGGAGAAGGTCACCGAGCGCCGCGAGCGCACCGACGACCACCGTACGGCCGAGGACGAAGAGGACGAGGAATCGCAGGAGTACACCGACCGCTGA
- the hemL gene encoding glutamate-1-semialdehyde 2,1-aminomutase: MSTASTSASAALLDRARRVTPGGVNSPVRAFRGVGGTPRFIASAKGPWMTDVDGNEYVDLICSWGPMILGHAHPDVERAVSEAASKGFSFGTPSENEVALAEEIVRRVEPVEQVRLVSSGTEATMSALRLARGFTGRTKVVKFAGCYHGHVDALLAQAGSGVATFALPDSAGVPESNAHDTIVLPYNDIPALQAAFVEHGDEIACVITEASPGNMGVVPPAEGFTAALRRVTRDHGALLISDEVMTGFRCSQAGWFGLEGPQGDGVPDLFTFGKVMGGGFPAAAFGGRADIMSRLAPDGPVYQAGTLSGNPVATAAGLATLQGCTPDVYGRLEVAARAIAAAASEELDKAGVPHVVQWAGSMFSVFFRDRPVRNYDDAKAQDTEAFGRFFHGMLDQGVHLPPSAYEAWFVSASHDDAAVSKVIDALPGAVRAVTEGSR, from the coding sequence ATGTCCACCGCCTCGACGTCGGCTTCCGCTGCCCTGCTCGACCGAGCCCGCCGGGTCACGCCCGGCGGTGTGAACTCCCCGGTCCGCGCGTTCCGCGGCGTCGGTGGCACGCCCCGTTTCATCGCCTCGGCGAAGGGTCCGTGGATGACCGATGTCGACGGCAACGAGTACGTCGATCTCATCTGCTCCTGGGGCCCGATGATCCTCGGCCACGCCCACCCCGACGTAGAGCGTGCGGTGAGCGAGGCTGCGTCGAAGGGGTTCTCCTTCGGCACGCCGAGCGAGAACGAGGTCGCGCTCGCCGAGGAGATCGTCCGCCGGGTCGAGCCCGTCGAGCAGGTGCGCCTGGTCAGCAGCGGCACCGAGGCGACGATGAGCGCGCTGCGGCTGGCGCGCGGATTCACCGGCCGGACGAAGGTCGTGAAGTTCGCCGGTTGCTACCACGGACACGTCGACGCTCTGCTCGCCCAGGCCGGTTCCGGTGTCGCGACGTTCGCGCTGCCCGACTCCGCGGGTGTCCCCGAATCGAATGCGCACGACACGATCGTGTTGCCCTACAACGACATTCCTGCGCTCCAGGCTGCGTTCGTCGAGCACGGTGACGAGATCGCCTGCGTCATCACCGAGGCGAGCCCGGGAAACATGGGCGTCGTCCCGCCGGCCGAGGGCTTCACCGCCGCGCTGCGTCGCGTCACCCGCGACCACGGGGCGCTGCTGATCAGCGACGAGGTCATGACCGGTTTCCGTTGCTCGCAGGCGGGTTGGTTCGGCCTGGAAGGTCCGCAGGGCGACGGCGTGCCCGACCTGTTCACGTTCGGCAAGGTGATGGGCGGTGGCTTCCCGGCCGCCGCGTTCGGTGGTCGCGCCGACATCATGAGCCGCCTGGCTCCCGACGGCCCCGTCTACCAGGCCGGCACCTTGTCGGGTAACCCTGTTGCCACGGCGGCCGGACTGGCCACTTTGCAGGGCTGCACCCCCGACGTCTACGGACGTCTGGAGGTGGCCGCCCGCGCGATCGCCGCAGCCGCGAGCGAGGAACTCGACAAGGCCGGAGTGCCGCACGTCGTGCAGTGGGCCGGGTCGATGTTCAGCGTCTTCTTCCGCGACCGCCCGGTGCGCAACTATGACGACGCCAAGGCCCAGGACACCGAGGCGTTCGGACGGTTCTTCCACGGGATGCTCGACCAGGGTGTCCACCTGCCGCCGAGCGCGTACGAGGCCTGGTTCGTCAGCGCGTCCCACGACGACGCCGCAGTGTCCAAGGTGATCGATGCGTTGCCGGGCGCGGTCCGCGCCGTCACGGAAGGAAGCCGCTGA
- a CDS encoding TlpA family protein disulfide reductase: protein MTRVFRRLTAGAVAVLLAGSLAACSDDPNSIGAQANKGDSKGYVAGDGTIEQIGSGERGKPVSLSGKLLDGTQWSSDQATGKVVVLNVWGAWCPPCQEELPHLQKAWTGWQDSGKPVVMLGINQRDSVQRAQAMLDKFAISYPSLAEDGGRALLSLQGKVRAYPTTLVLDKQHRIAARVSGEVTESTLNGLVDDVLKSS from the coding sequence ATGACCCGAGTGTTTCGTCGTCTGACCGCAGGTGCTGTTGCCGTTCTGTTGGCCGGGTCGTTGGCTGCATGTTCGGACGACCCCAATTCGATCGGCGCGCAGGCCAACAAGGGCGATTCCAAGGGGTACGTCGCCGGTGACGGCACCATCGAACAGATCGGTTCGGGTGAGCGGGGCAAGCCGGTGAGCCTGTCCGGCAAGCTGCTCGACGGCACGCAGTGGAGCAGTGACCAAGCGACCGGCAAGGTCGTCGTCCTCAACGTGTGGGGAGCCTGGTGCCCGCCGTGCCAGGAAGAACTTCCGCACCTGCAGAAGGCGTGGACCGGTTGGCAGGACTCCGGCAAGCCGGTGGTGATGCTCGGTATCAACCAGCGTGACTCCGTGCAGCGGGCGCAGGCCATGCTCGACAAGTTCGCGATCAGCTACCCCTCGCTCGCCGAGGACGGCGGCCGGGCGCTGTTGTCGCTGCAGGGCAAGGTGCGCGCCTACCCGACCACGCTCGTCCTGGACAAGCAGCACCGCATCGCCGCGCGGGTCTCCGGCGAGGTCACCGAGAGCACGCTCAACGGTCTGGTCGACGACGTCCTGAAGTCGTCATAG
- a CDS encoding MarR family winged helix-turn-helix transcriptional regulator produces MGGSGVEWLDDEQQLAWRHYIRGSRALETVLDNEVQTEAGMSLSEFELLSMLSEAPDRVLRMSTLAELIVQSRSRVTHTANRLARRGWVERRAAADDGRGVELVLTEAGMEAVVVAAQVHVMSVRRHLVDVLERLELVELGAAMMKVRASL; encoded by the coding sequence ATGGGTGGGTCTGGGGTCGAGTGGCTTGACGACGAACAACAGCTCGCGTGGCGGCACTACATCCGCGGTTCACGGGCGCTGGAGACTGTGCTCGACAACGAGGTACAGACCGAGGCAGGCATGTCGCTGTCGGAGTTCGAATTGCTCTCGATGCTGTCGGAGGCACCTGACCGGGTGCTGCGGATGAGCACCCTCGCCGAACTCATCGTCCAATCACGCAGCCGGGTCACGCACACCGCCAACCGTCTGGCACGCCGGGGCTGGGTCGAACGGCGTGCTGCCGCCGACGACGGCCGCGGCGTCGAGCTGGTCCTCACCGAAGCCGGGATGGAGGCCGTCGTGGTCGCCGCCCAGGTGCACGTGATGAGTGTTCGCCGGCATCTGGTCGACGTGCTGGAGCGCCTGGAGTTGGTGGAGCTCGGTGCCGCGATGATGAAGGTTCGCGCGTCACTGTGA
- the ccsB gene encoding c-type cytochrome biogenesis protein CcsB, whose protein sequence is MITSFVASEVNESLAEIGVDLLWSSALVLTLAMLAFTLDLAGHPGRVARAQARRTARTHEQIEEAGDTAVLTEVDTPGAPEKRQWGGIGISLAWLGTLLLIGSVAARAFSVHRPPLGNMYEFAIVGSAFVMLCYLLWALRHDVRWLGAFVTGTVVLFEMLAAMVFFTEASQLMPSLRSYWLSIHVSVATLSVALFTVAFVLHALWFMQSWRERQPGKLAFMDAVPGKDTLDRLAYGVLIIAFPLWTFTLIAGAIWAQEAWGRYWAWDPKEVWTLVIWVLYAAYLHARMTAGWSGRKSIYVALAGFACVLINYGIVNVFFVGQHSYSGM, encoded by the coding sequence ATGATCACGTCCTTCGTAGCGAGCGAGGTGAACGAGTCCCTCGCTGAGATCGGCGTCGACCTGCTGTGGTCGTCCGCGCTGGTGCTGACCCTCGCGATGCTCGCCTTCACCCTCGACCTCGCCGGGCACCCCGGACGCGTCGCCCGGGCGCAGGCCCGTCGCACGGCGCGCACCCACGAGCAGATCGAGGAGGCCGGCGACACCGCCGTCCTGACCGAGGTCGACACGCCTGGCGCGCCTGAGAAGCGCCAGTGGGGCGGCATCGGCATCTCGCTGGCCTGGCTCGGCACGTTGCTGCTCATCGGCTCCGTCGCCGCACGTGCGTTCTCGGTGCACCGTCCGCCGCTGGGCAACATGTACGAGTTCGCGATCGTCGGCTCGGCATTCGTGATGCTCTGCTACCTGCTGTGGGCGCTGCGCCACGACGTCCGTTGGCTCGGCGCGTTCGTCACCGGCACCGTCGTGCTGTTCGAGATGCTCGCCGCGATGGTGTTCTTCACCGAGGCCAGCCAGTTGATGCCGTCGCTGCGCAGCTACTGGCTCTCGATCCACGTCTCCGTGGCGACCCTGTCCGTCGCGCTGTTCACCGTCGCGTTCGTGCTGCACGCGCTGTGGTTCATGCAGTCCTGGCGTGAACGTCAGCCGGGCAAACTGGCCTTCATGGACGCCGTCCCCGGCAAGGACACGCTCGACCGCCTGGCGTACGGCGTCCTGATCATCGCCTTCCCGCTGTGGACGTTCACCCTCATCGCAGGTGCGATCTGGGCGCAGGAGGCCTGGGGCCGCTACTGGGCCTGGGACCCCAAGGAGGTCTGGACGCTGGTCATCTGGGTGCTCTACGCCGCCTACCTGCACGCCCGCATGACCGCCGGTTGGAGCGGCCGCAAGTCGATCTACGTCGCGCTCGCCGGGTTCGCCTGCGTGCTGATCAACTACGGCATCGTCAACGTGTTCTTCGTCGGTCAGCACTCGTACTCGGGTATGTGA
- a CDS encoding histidine phosphatase family protein — protein MAARTVVHLVRHGEVENPEALLYGRMPDFHLSQLGREMAIRVGEYLQSHDVTHLVSSPLERAQETMEPLAETLRQEVTLDDRVVEAANDFEGMTVGSNPKQLLNPRLWPKLVNPIQPSWGEPYEQIATRMRAAIHDARVAASGHEAVIVSHQLPVWTARLSFEGRRLWHDPRKRECALASVTSLTFAVDELLSIQYSEPAGELLARASKVPGA, from the coding sequence ATGGCTGCTCGTACCGTCGTCCACCTGGTCCGTCACGGCGAGGTCGAGAACCCCGAGGCGCTGCTGTACGGACGGATGCCCGACTTCCATCTCTCGCAGCTCGGTCGCGAGATGGCCATACGGGTGGGGGAGTACCTCCAGTCGCACGACGTGACCCACCTGGTGAGCTCTCCACTGGAGCGCGCCCAGGAGACGATGGAGCCGCTGGCCGAGACACTGCGCCAGGAGGTTACCCTCGACGATCGCGTCGTCGAGGCGGCCAACGACTTCGAGGGCATGACCGTCGGTTCGAACCCCAAACAGCTGCTCAACCCGCGCCTGTGGCCCAAACTGGTCAACCCCATTCAGCCGTCCTGGGGCGAGCCCTACGAGCAGATCGCGACCCGGATGCGCGCTGCGATCCACGACGCCCGGGTGGCCGCCTCTGGTCACGAAGCTGTGATCGTCAGCCACCAGTTGCCGGTCTGGACGGCGCGGTTGTCCTTCGAGGGACGCCGCCTGTGGCACGACCCGCGTAAGCGCGAGTGTGCGCTCGCGTCCGTCACCAGCCTCACGTTCGCCGTTGACGAACTGTTGAGCATCCAGTACTCCGAGCCGGCCGGTGAGTTGCTGGCGCGCGCGTCCAAGGTGCCCGGAGCATGA
- the menE gene encoding o-succinylbenzoate--CoA ligase has translation MTRLLPFVVDPRDLRNYRRALHEALNGGDAIAPLTDAGAPGETDVPAGVALVVSTSGSTGRPKRAMLTAGNLRASATATHERLGGPGQWLLPMPPQHIAGTQVLIRSIVAGTEPVGLGRFGTDEFVRATAELTGERRYTSLVPTQLVRLLDSDALTALRSYDAILLGGAASAPALLQRAADAGVRVHTTYGMSETAGGCVYDGVPLEGTTVELNDDRITLRGNTVALGYLGEPELTTEVFDTEGGFRTGDLGRFADGRLQVLGRADDLINTGGMKVAPRLVEDALSHLPQVRETVVLGTDHPEWGQVVSAAVVARSPITLAGIRETLAADLPPYALPRRLLVLDKLPLRGPGKPDRLALRTSDQWQDWMTPPVAEP, from the coding sequence GTGACCCGCCTCCTCCCGTTCGTCGTCGATCCACGCGACTTGCGCAACTACCGGCGAGCGCTGCACGAGGCGTTGAACGGCGGGGACGCGATCGCGCCACTGACGGACGCCGGTGCACCCGGGGAGACCGACGTGCCGGCCGGGGTCGCCCTCGTGGTCTCGACCAGCGGCTCCACCGGACGACCCAAGCGAGCGATGCTCACCGCCGGCAACCTGCGCGCCAGTGCGACCGCGACACACGAACGGCTGGGCGGCCCTGGCCAATGGCTGTTGCCGATGCCGCCGCAACACATCGCCGGTACCCAGGTGCTGATCCGCTCGATCGTGGCCGGCACCGAACCCGTCGGTCTCGGAAGGTTCGGTACCGACGAATTCGTCCGCGCCACAGCCGAACTGACCGGCGAGCGCCGATACACCTCGCTCGTGCCGACCCAACTGGTCCGGCTGCTGGACAGCGATGCCCTGACAGCACTGCGCTCCTACGACGCGATCCTGCTCGGCGGCGCGGCGAGCGCACCGGCGCTGCTGCAACGAGCCGCTGATGCCGGCGTCCGCGTGCACACGACGTACGGGATGAGTGAGACCGCCGGTGGGTGCGTGTACGACGGAGTTCCGCTCGAGGGCACCACTGTCGAACTGAACGACGACCGAATCACCCTGCGCGGCAACACCGTTGCCCTCGGCTACTTGGGTGAACCCGAACTCACGACCGAGGTCTTCGACACCGAGGGTGGTTTCCGCACCGGGGACCTCGGCCGGTTCGCCGACGGCCGCCTGCAGGTGCTCGGACGCGCCGACGACCTCATCAACACCGGAGGTATGAAGGTCGCACCGCGCCTCGTCGAGGACGCGTTGTCCCACCTTCCACAGGTCCGCGAAACCGTCGTGCTCGGCACCGACCACCCCGAATGGGGGCAGGTCGTCAGCGCGGCCGTGGTCGCCCGTTCGCCGATCACGCTCGCCGGTATCCGTGAAACCCTCGCCGCGGACCTGCCCCCGTATGCCCTCCCCCGACGCCTGCTCGTGCTCGACAAACTCCCCCTGCGCGGCCCCGGCAAGCCCGACCGCCTGGCGCTGCGGACCTCCGATCAGTGGCAAGATTGGATGACCCCTCCCGTCGCCGAACCCTGA
- a CDS encoding 1,4-dihydroxy-2-naphthoate polyprenyltransferase: MATLNQWIAGARPRTLPAAVAPVAVGTGASYLLPRGANLGYALLALLVAALLQIGVNYANDYSDGIRGTDEDRVGPVRLVGQRLATPSNVKLAAFIAFFWAAFCGFALITLSSTWWLLLGGVASIWAAWKYTGGDKPYGYMGLGELFVFIFFGLVATLGTTYTQAKELNLASIAGAIGVGALAVAILLVNNLRDIPGDTVSGKRTLAVRIGDKATRTLFVAMYAVAAVVVVLIAIGHPYAALGFVGLLPAILPVRTVLSGKKGRDLVPALAGAGLTSLTYGLALGLGLYLAFRLG, from the coding sequence ATGGCAACCCTGAACCAGTGGATCGCCGGCGCCCGCCCGCGCACCCTGCCCGCCGCCGTCGCGCCCGTCGCCGTCGGCACCGGTGCGTCCTACCTGCTGCCACGCGGCGCGAACCTCGGGTACGCGCTGCTCGCGCTGCTGGTCGCGGCCTTGCTGCAGATCGGGGTCAACTACGCCAACGACTACTCCGACGGCATCCGCGGCACCGATGAGGACCGCGTCGGCCCCGTCCGCCTGGTCGGGCAACGGCTCGCCACCCCGTCCAACGTGAAGCTGGCCGCGTTCATCGCCTTCTTCTGGGCAGCGTTCTGCGGGTTCGCGCTGATCACCCTGTCGAGCACCTGGTGGCTGTTGCTCGGGGGTGTCGCGTCGATCTGGGCGGCGTGGAAGTACACCGGCGGAGACAAGCCCTACGGCTACATGGGTCTGGGCGAACTGTTCGTCTTCATCTTCTTCGGGCTCGTCGCGACGCTCGGCACGACCTACACGCAGGCCAAAGAACTCAACCTCGCCTCCATCGCCGGGGCGATCGGAGTAGGTGCGCTCGCCGTCGCGATCCTGCTGGTCAACAACCTGCGCGACATACCCGGCGACACCGTCTCGGGCAAGCGCACGCTCGCCGTCCGCATCGGTGACAAGGCCACCCGGACGCTGTTCGTGGCGATGTACGCCGTCGCCGCCGTCGTCGTGGTGCTCATCGCGATCGGCCACCCGTACGCGGCGCTCGGGTTCGTGGGTCTGCTGCCGGCGATCCTGCCGGTCCGCACGGTGCTGTCGGGCAAGAAGGGGCGCGACCTCGTCCCCGCGCTCGCCGGTGCCGGACTGACCAGCCTCACCTACGGCCTCGCGCTCGGTCTCGGTCTCTACCTCGCATTTCGCCTCGGCTGA
- a CDS encoding SDR family NAD(P)-dependent oxidoreductase, which yields MADKRLAVVTGASSGIGRATARRLAADGFEVICAARRTERIEELAAQIGGRAVTCDVTEPEDIERLADEVGDRLDVLVANAGGAIGTEHVADAKLEEWRAMYDTNVIGVAASIQALLPALKNAHGAIITIGSVAGLVAYEGGAGYCGVKAAVRSLMMALRLELVDQPVRVCEIDPGMVKSDEFSLVRFHGDATKAEAVYDGVEAPLSQDDIADTVVWVASLPEHVNIDQLVVRPRAQAAAHKVHRTG from the coding sequence ATGGCTGACAAGCGACTGGCAGTGGTGACCGGGGCGAGCAGCGGCATCGGACGGGCGACGGCCCGACGGCTCGCGGCGGACGGGTTCGAGGTGATCTGCGCGGCGCGCCGCACCGAGCGCATCGAGGAACTCGCGGCGCAGATCGGCGGCCGAGCCGTCACCTGTGACGTGACCGAGCCCGAGGACATCGAGCGATTGGCCGACGAGGTCGGCGACCGGCTCGACGTCCTCGTCGCCAACGCCGGCGGAGCGATCGGTACCGAGCATGTCGCCGACGCCAAGCTCGAGGAGTGGCGGGCGATGTACGACACCAACGTGATCGGCGTGGCTGCGTCCATCCAGGCCCTGTTGCCGGCTCTGAAGAACGCGCACGGCGCGATCATCACCATCGGCTCGGTGGCCGGGCTGGTCGCGTACGAGGGCGGCGCCGGCTACTGCGGTGTGAAGGCCGCCGTCCGCTCGCTGATGATGGCGCTGCGCCTGGAGCTGGTCGACCAGCCGGTGCGGGTCTGCGAGATCGATCCGGGCATGGTCAAGTCGGACGAGTTCTCGCTGGTCCGTTTCCACGGCGACGCGACGAAGGCCGAAGCGGTCTACGACGGGGTCGAGGCACCGCTGTCGCAGGACGACATCGCCGACACCGTCGTATGGGTCGCATCCCTGCCCGAGCACGTGAACATCGACCAACTCGTGGTCCGCCCGCGGGCGCAGGCGGCTGCGCACAAGGTCCACCGCACCGGCTGA